In Marinobacterium sp. LSUCC0821, the DNA window CTCCTCAGCGCTGAAGAGAGCGTTCTATTTGCCATGCCAGGTGTGCAGGAGAGGTTACTTAAGCGGATGCAAGCGGGTCACCTTCCCTGGGAGGCGGGCCTTGATCTTCACGGTTTCTCCATCGATATGGCGCGTGAAGAACTTCACTTATTCATTAAGGAGTGTCGCCGCCGAGGTGACCGTACCCTATTGATAGTGCATGGTAAGGCCTATACAGATCCCGGCAAACCAGCATTGATGAAAACCTATGTGACTGGGTGGTTGCAGCAGACCGAGGGTGTCATCGCTTTTAGTTCTGCACAACCTCAGGATGGCGGCACCGGTGCTCTATATGTATTGCTTAAACGCGACCAAGATCACACACAACGCGACTAATACTTTACCTAGCGGCCCCATTGGCGTATGTTTGCCGGCTTAGATTTATAGGGACGCAAGCGCCCATCGAGAGGAAAGGGTGATGGAAAAATCATACTCAGAAATCATTGCAGCACTTGGAGAAGATCTTTCTCGCCCAGGTCTTGTAGATACGCCAAAACGCGCTGCGAAAGCGATGAAATTTTTGACGCGTGGCTATGAGCAGTCGCTTGATGAGGTTGTAAATGGCGCCCTCTTTCCATCAGATAACTCTGAGATGGTATTGGTAAAAAACATTGAGCTCTACTCAATGTGTGAACACCACATGCTGCCATTCATTGGTAAAGCACACGTCGCTTACATCCCACAGGGCAAAGTAATTGGCCTCTCTAAGGTTGCACGCATTGTCGATATGTTTGCTCGTCGCCTGCAGATCCAAGAGCAACTCACTACTGAGATCGCTGAAGCTCTGCAAGAGGTAACAGGCGCGCTAGGCGTTGGCGTTGTGATTGAAGCGCAGCATATGTGTATGATGATGCGCGGTGTAGAGAAACAGAACGCAATGATGAAGACTTCAATGATGCTTGGCTCATTCCGCTCAAACCCAGCCACTCGCGCTGAGTTCTTGTCGCTTGTTAATTAATTTTTGATTCGCGGCTTCAGGCTTCGCCTGAATGCGCTCCTACGGTGTTTTTTTAAAGTAATGTAGGAGCGCATTCCCGCAAAGTGGGAAGCCGCGAAAAATCTACCTAACAATCACCACCACAACTGCTCTATCCGCACCCAACACACTCGGCGCTAACGCACCTATGCCGTAGGTTTCAATCGCATCTTTCGATACTCCAGCCGCAATAAGTTTTTCTGCCAGTTGATCGACCATCGCCTCAGACTCGCGCTGAGCTAGGGATTGATCCAATCCCGCCTGATGTCCAACAAGACGGATAACACTTGTAGATGCTTTCAACATTGTAGCGAGCTGATTCACGGTGGTCTCTTTGAGATCGGGAAGCTTCACCCAGCCACGCTCACTCAAAAGATTGATCCACGCTGTGGTATCACTACCCTGCTTTATCTGATCTATATGCAGATAGACGCGCTGATTGCCGCGTCGGTTAGCGTAGATTGAGTAGAAGTCGCCATTGAGCTGCAGTGCGACATAACGTTGAAAATCATCACGACCATAGAGAGCTGGATTCTGGAACAGATCATTTGCCCAGATATTGCTAGCACCACAATCACGACCTTCACACTCAAATAGCAACTCGGCACCCACAGCAAGAAGCTGCTCACGCACTGAATCTAGCGCCTCTGAGGGCTCATGAGACTTAGGATACTCCCAGGTCAATCGGCTCAACTCACCGGATAGGCGTATTTCGTTACCAATACGAATGGTACGATTGATCTTCACTACCGCACCCAGTGCCAAACGATAGTCATTCGTCTGCTGCTGCAACTCTTTATCGAGCTTTGCAAGAGGACCAGGATTCACAACAGAGATTGACCCCTGATCAGCCCAAACCCCTGTGGTGATCGTAACTAAAAGAGTAAAAAGCAGCTTTCTCATGATTCTCTCAACTTTAACTAACATTACTATTGAGCATAGAAACTGTTGAAGCGTTGTGCGAGTTCAGAGACCACAGCATCCTCTAGATGCAGGTGATGCCCTCCAGGCAAAACAACGAGCTCTATATTTTTTACATACGGCATTCGCGCTTTAGCCCGATCAACGTCTAACCCCTGCTCACCTACAATCAACAACGCGGGTGCACTGATCTCGCCAAGTACTGCTTCGACCTGCTGCTCTGTTAGACGAATCGCCGTGGGGTATTTCAATCGTGGATCTACGCGCAGTGTTAGATGATCCTGCGACTCACCCTGCTCTTCACAGGCTCTCATCACCAGCCGTTTAGCAGCATCCGTTGGCACAGGAAAACGCCCAGTAGCGCGTGATCTAAAAAGAAGTTCAGCAGGACGATGTTGAGCCGTTTTTGCTGGCATCACCAAGGTATCGAAAGAGCCGCGCAGACGCGCAGTTAGCTCTTCTGGTGAATCAACAACTGGACCCAGGTTTTCAATCAAACCAAGCTTTGAGACAGCCTCTGGCCAGGTGCCTGCATAGAGCGACGCAATACCCGCACCCAGGGAGTGACCCAAAAGATAGATCGGCTCAGAAGTTAGCTGCAGGTGGATCTTACGAAGATCTTCAACATAGGACCAGATAGGGTAACCAGCATCAGCACTGCGCCAGTCAGATTGACCATGACCTGCAAGATCAATAGCGATGACGCAATACTCCGATAGCAACGGCGCCAACTTATAAAAGCTCTCTGCGTTATCTAACCAGCCATGGACTGCAAGCAGCGTTGGTTTGCTAGCATCGCCCCACTGGAGTGCCGCGACTTTTCGCTCACCTAGATCAAAACTGCGTGAAATTGGTGTCATGGTGAAAATGTATAACTTTTAAGTAGCGTACCTAAACCGGCTACAGGAAGGTCCGCCTCTATAGCCATAATCTGAGCAGGAATAAAACGATAGCCAAGGCTATTGCCACCTTCGACAAGGAGAGATGCAATCTCACCCACCATCGGCATGTGAGTTACGAGCAAAATAACAGAATCCTCTGCCATCTCCAGCAGATGGCTCAGCACCCACTCAGGATCTTGATCGGGCATTAACCAATCAACCGTTTGATATTCACAACCTGGCAAGAAGCAATTTATGGTCTGCTGTGTGCGTTGATAGGGGCTGACGAAGATATCCGTCACAGACTCAAGGAGTGATGCCAAATCATTAGGGCGACTTGCCAAAGAGGCAACACCATAATCGGTTAGTACTCGGAGTTCATCTGGGAAACCCGGTGCTGACTCAGCATGTCGCATCAGTAGAATCTTCAAACGAACACTCCTTAAAAAGAATTTGAAAAACTATTTGGCGAGGGTGAATTCAACGTCTGCGTTCTGCACAGCGCCCATCATCTGACCAATAACCTTTTCAAGCGGCGCTTGATTGAACACCACCTCGTAGAGGCCTCGAACGAGTGGCATGTAGACATCCTGTTGATCAGAGTGTTCACGAACCAGTTTGAGGGTATTCACACCCTCTGCAACCTCACCTAGCTCAGCGACTGCCTCTTCAAGAGATTTGCCCTGGCCTAATGCATAGCCTACACGGTAGTTACGACTGAGCGGTGATAGACAGGTCACAATCAAATCACCGACGCCGGCAAGTCCAAGGAAGGTCATAGGATTTGCCCCCATACTCACAGCAAGACGACTCATCTCCGCAAGCGAACGCGTAACCAACATCGCTTTAGTATTCTCACCCATACCCATCGCTGCCCCCATTCCCGAGGCGATCGCATAGATATTCTTTAGGGTACCGCCAAGCTCAACACCAAAGGTATCGCTGCTTGCATAGACACGGAAGTAGGTAGATTGAAGCAGTGTTTGAACTAGACTCTGAACCTGCTCATGAGCACTTGCAATCACCGTTGCTGTTAGCTCACGGTTAGCAATCTCTTTAGCCAGGTTTGGGCCGCTAATAACGCCGTTTGGGTTATTAGGTGCCTCTTGAGTCATCACCTGACTCATCAGTTGGAAAGTGCCCGCTTCAATACCCTTGGTCGTACTGATAAGCAGTTGAGAGTCATTTAGGAAAGGCTTGGCCTGCTTCAACACCGATCTAAAGCTGCTACTTGGAATAGCGATAAAGACAACTTCAGCACCTGAGAGTACAGATTCGATATCTGAAGAGGCTAGCAGAGAATCGGCCAAGGTGAGTTTTGGCACATAGCGACTGTTAACGCGTGATTGATTAATCGCATCAGCCGTTTCAGGCGTTCTTACCCAAAGATGTGCCGGTATACCCTTCTCAGCCACCAGATTGGCAATGACGGTACCAAAACTACCGCCACCGAGCACAGCAACCTTAGAAACCGTTGCCATATAAACCCCTTAACGCTTAACCACGTACGTTTAACCCAACGAGTCGAGCAAACGCTCGACCAGTCGAAATAGAAAACCCACTATCAACCAAGAGATGCCAGCGATTACCAGAAACAAAAGCAACTGCGTGATATCACCTGAGTTTTGAAAACCCAACAGACCTAGCACTACAAAGAGCGCACTCACAATCATTGCGATAATGCGCTCAACTTTGGCCAGGCCGTGTCGATCTTCACGACTCATGACTTAGTGCTATTCTCTTCTTCTGATGATTCAGCTGTCTCTTCCGATCCAGTTGACTCTTCAGCTGTCTTTGGCTCTTCTGCTACTGCTACTGCTACTGCTTCAACTTCTTCAGTCTCTGCAGGAGCCGATTCTTCAACAACAGCATCTTCAACAGCAGGTTCTTCAACAGCAACCTCTTCAACCTCAGCAGGAGCCTCTTCAGTAGTCGCATCTTCAACGGCAGTCTCGTCAGAAGCAACCTCTGACTCAACTACACAACAGCTCGCTTCGCCCGCAGTCTCTTCATCGCTCACTTCGTCAGATGCGATCTCATCAACGGGAGCTTCAGCTGCTGGTTTCTCTGCAACCTCAGGCGATTTAAGTAGCTCTGGATCTGGGTGGATACACTCAAGTTTCACACCTGTTTGCGCTTCGATCTCTGGGATCAAAAATGAGTCATCCTCACAAGCGAAACAGATTGAAGTCCCGGTAGCTCCAGCACGACCAGTACGACCAATACGGTGCACGTAGTCATCGGCATCTTCAGGTAACTGGTAGTTTACGACGTGACTCACACCATCGATGTGGATACCGCGACCTGCCACATCTGTTGCCACAAGCACTTCGATAGAGCCATTGCGGAATCCTTCGAGTGTTTTGATACGTTTCTGCTGTGGAATTTCACCTGACATCATCGCTGCTTTCACACCGTCACGAGATAGTCGCTCAGCAAGGGCACGTGTTTGATGACGACGGTTACAGAATACAATCGCCTTATCGATACCGTTCACCTTTAAGTAGTTACGAAGCAGGTTGTACTTCTCAGAACTAGATACAAGGTAAACCTCTTGGCTCACGTTATCGGTCGTCTTGTGCTCTGACTCGATCTCGATCGTCACTGGATCACGCGTCCATTGTGCAGCAAGGCGCATAATCTCATCGGTGAAGGTCGCACTGTAGAGTAGGGTTTGACGCTCTGCCCCCTTACGAGGAGTAGAGCGAATGATGGTACGAACATCAGGAATGAAGCCCATGCTGAGCATGCGATCCGCTTCATCAAGCACAAGAACCTCTACGTTGTAGAGATCGATATCCTGGCTACGTACGAAGTCGATTAGACGACCAGGTGTTGCTACCAGAATATCCACTGGGGCTTCAGCAAGCGCCGCACGCTGCACGTCATAATCCATACCGCCAACAAGCGATACGATTTTTAGACCCGTGTACTTACAAAGACCTTCAGCATCGGCAGCAATCTGCAGCGCCAATTCGCGGGTCGGGGCGATAATCAATGCACGCGGCTCAGCAAAACGAGGCTGCACATCCAATTTAAAGTCGAGAAGATCGGTAATGAGACCAATCAGGAATGCCGCTGTTTTGCCGGTACCCGTTTGTGCCTTACCGATGATATCCAAACCCTGAAGGGCCGGCTTGATAGTCGCCGCCTGAATAGGTGTCGCATACTCAAAGCCAAGCTCATGGATACCGCGCATGAGTGAGTCAGGAAGGTAGAAGTCGTGGAAACGTACCTTACCCTCTTCTTCTGCCACCACGAACTGGTCTAGGCTCCATTCGCCTGACTGCACTTCAGTCGTTTTCGGCTTCTTCTCAACAGACTTACGTGGACGGCGACGCTGAGTGCGACGACGCTTAGTGTTCTCTTCAGAATTAGTCTGTTCGATGTTGTTCTCTTCAATACTCAAAATCAGGATCTCTCAATATGGATCATTCAAAGTTTCGCGCAAAGGGTGGTAGCGCATTGATCAAGTCCTGCCCATAACGCCGTGTAACCACGCGCCTGTCTAACAGTACGACTCGACCGGAATCTTCCTCTGTACGCAGCAATCGTCCTGCAGCCTGCGTCAATTTGATTGAAGCTGCTGGGACACTTATCTCTTGAAACGCATTGCCACCGCGCGCCTCAACCCATTCGGCTAAGGTTGCATCAACCGGATCATCCGGGACACTGAATGGCAACTTGGTGATGATAACATCTTTTAGGTAGTTACCGGGTAGATCTACACCCTCTGCAAAGGATGCAAGACCAAAAATAATGCTAGATTCACCACGATCGATACGTGCTTTATGCTCAACAAGCATCGCCTGCTTGCTTCTGTCGCCCTGCATGATCAACCTTGGTAACAATTTAACGTCTAGCAACTCCTCAACACGACGCATCTGCCGCCACGAAGTGAAGAGCACCAATACGGCTGTTAAATCCGGCAAATTGGTGTTGAGCCACTGTGCAACCTCCTCGGTATGCAAATCAGCTTGGCTAGGATCCACCTTCATTTTAGGGACATGCAGAACCGCTCTATTGGGGTAGTCGAATGGACTCGCCAAACGCAGTGCCGGGGTTGTTAGCGGTAGACCCAACTGTACAAACAGGGTATCGAATCTACCCACCGCGGTGAGGGTTGCCGATGTAAGCAGAGCACCATAACACTGCTCCCAAAGGAGATCTTTTAAATGACTCTCAGCGGAAACTGGTGCCGAATGAAGTTCAATATCAGAGCCATGTTCAGAGTCATGCGTAAGCAACCATCTTGCAGTAGGAACCTTTTGTTTTTCATCAGGTTGCGAGAAACTTCTACACAACCACATCATCCTTTGAATGCGTCCCCACTGGCTACTAAGAATAGGCAACCAACGCTCTGCAACGGCACGATCCAGATCTGATTCCTGGTTCTCCAACGGCTCTTTAACGATGCCAATGAGTCGTTCTAACTGTGGGTCTAACTGCGCTAAAAACTGAGCGAGCTCATGACATATAACAATGAGATGTTCAGGCACAACACCACCTGGGTAACGCAGACGTCGCTCATTGTCTGGTAGCGTAAGCACTTCATCCGAGACAAGATCTGAAAGCTTACCAAGATGATTGAGCGAAACTCGAATAGCGGTATAGATACGCTCGATTGTATCCTGCACTGAGATCGCCTTATCGGTATCTTCAAGCAACTGCTTCATTTGGCGTTCAAGTGTTTTAAGGGCACGCTCACTTCCCTTAACACGCATCGACAGCGCAAAGTGCCCCGTCGCTTTATCTCCCAGATGATGTGCCTCATCGAAAATGTAGATTGAGTCCTCAGGCTCAGGCAGGATTGCCCCACCACCCAGCGCCAGATCAGCCAAAACCAAGTCATGGTTCACAACCAGCAGATCTGCCTGATCTAAATCAGCACGCGCTCTAAAGAAGGGACAAGCATCAAAATGGCTGCAGCGACGATTGGTGCACTGCAGATGATCAGAGGTAAGCGGCATCCAAACCTGCTCATCTAGATCATTCTCAAGATCGTCTCGATCACCCTTCCAACGACCACTGGCAAACTCATCTAACAGTGTAGCGTAGGTCTTTAGATCTTCAGGGCGGACAACCTGAGACATCTCATCTTCATAGAGTGCCATCTGAGTGAGGTCATTCTGCTCAGTAAGAATTCGTTCTAGACGAGATATACAGAGATAACGCCTACGCCCTTTAGCGATCTCGTAGTTGAACTCCAAACCTGATAGTTCAGCGAGCTCTGGTAGATCTTTGTGAAGAAGCTGCTCCTGCAAGGCAACGGTAGCCGTAGAGACAATCAGTTTTTTTCCCATAGCGTCAGCGACTGGAAGCGCCGCCATGAGGTAAGCGATCGTTTTACCAGTACCTGTGCCGGCTTCAACTGCGACTACATGATCTTCACCGAGGCGATGCCCAGCCGAATCAGACTTAATCGAGCCCAACTGGCGTGCAACAGCTGCAATCATATGGCGCTGTGCATAACGAGGCTTAAGATCTTTAGCCGCCAAAAAGTGACGGTAAGCACCTTGAATCTGATCTTGTATCGACTTGTCGAGCACACTGCCCCCTTAAAACTGAAAACGCATCATACAAAAATACTGGATAAACAAACAGAAAAAGCTTGACCAGAATTAGAGTACTGTATAAAACTACAGATACTGAATAAACAGACAGCATGAACAATCTCTAATCTGTTCACTAAACCAGGCTGTCATAGGGGGAGTTTATGAAGCTAACAAGTCGCCAAGAACAGGTACTGGATTGTATTCGTCGTCATATCGATGAAACCGGTTTTCCACCAACACGTGTAGATATTGCACGAGATCTTGGGTTTAAGTCTGCCAACGCTGCTGAAGAGCACCTCAAAGCACTCGCTCGTAAAGGCGCTATTGAGATGATACCTGGCACATCACGTGGCATTCGTATCGTTGGCGAAGAGGATGAACCCGAAGGCTTGGCTATTATCGGTCAGGTTGCAGCAGGTGAACCCATCCTTGCAGAGCAGCACATTGATGACTACTGCACCATCAGCTCCGACTTCTTCCGCCCACGTGCAGACTACCTCTTGCGGGTACGTGGTATGAGTATGAAGAACATCGGCATTATGGATGGTGACCTACTCGCTGTTCACCAAACCAAAGAGGCACGCGAAGGACAGATCGTTGTGGCTCGTGTCGGTGAAGATGTCACTGTTAAGCGTTTTCACCGCGAGGGGCACCTTGTCTACCTCATCGCTGAAAACGAAGAGTTTGAACCAATTAAAGTCGACCTCCGTGAAGAGCACTTCACCATTGAGGGCCTTGGTGTTGGCATTATCCGCCAACAGAATGACTTTTAAATAGGATTTACTCACTAGCAATCTCCTAATTAAGCCTCAACCTAATTAGTTGTAAATTTTCTCAGCGGCCTTAGCTCTCCCCCATTGCTATGGCCGCTTTTTCTTTTGTAAACGACCTTCGATATAGCACCCTGTTAACTTATAAGTTATTGTCTATAAAACGATAACTCCAAAATAATAACTGAAAGGAGCTACTCCATGGGATCTCGCTCACCGGAGCTTCAACCCTTCCATATAGATGATTTTCCATTTCAGACCTTTGATAAGCTTCGATATGCCGATACGGATCGACAAGGTCACATCAATAATGCCCTATTCAATACCTTCTTAGAGACAGGCCGTGTTGAATTTCTCTACGACCCTAAGAACCCTCTATTCGATGATGATGCGGAATTTGTGATCGCGAGCCTTAACCTCAACTTCTTGGCTGAGATCACCTGGCCTGGTCGTTTGGATATCGGAACTGGCGTTACCCGTGTTGGCACTAGCTCATTTGGCTTGTACCAGGGACTATTTCAAGACGACGTTTGTGTAGCAACAGCTGAGACGGTGATTGTGCAGACTAACGTGGTAACGCGCCGATCAACGCCGCTTGGGATGAAAACTAAACGGTTTTTGAATGATCACCTATTCATTCGCAAGGATTGAATAGTTAATCACCACTCCTGATTCGTTTCACGGTGTCGGTTTATAAGCTCTTGAAGCGCTTGGTACCAGTTAGGCAAATCCGCCTGCAAGCGCTCTTCAAGGCTTTTTTGGGTGGTGTTAACTAGATTTATCTCTGACGCAGACTCTTCACCACTTTGCGCAAGGGTTGGCTTATGGATAGCCTCTGCTGCGCTCAGCATCAGATTGAGCCAACTCTCTCTTTCAGACAAAAGGGTCTCTAACTCGATAAGCTCTGCGGTAGCCTGACCAGTTACAGCAAGCTGCTCACTTAAAGATGCTGCAGTCACAACACCAACCGTCTGAAGACGATGCTGTTCAGCTATCTCGAATAGGTAAGCTCTGTAGCTACTAAGCAGGTGGGCAAGAGTCGCTTCACAGGCAGCACGAAGTCGAAGATTTCGACTCCAATCCTGCGTATCACAGGCTAGCTGTATATCATGCAAACCAAAACGCACTAACGCGAGTGCCTGATTAGTGCGTCCTGGATAGAGTTCAGCCATTTACGACTTTTTACCCTTAGCGATATCAACCTGCCACTGCCCTTTAGTGAAGTATGCACGCCAGCCAGTAGCCTTGCCATCCACTTCAGACATCAGATACTGCTCTTTTGTCTTACGACTATAGCGAATCTGAATCGGATTACCCTGATCATCTTTCGATGGACCATCCAAAAGGAAGTGGTACTTAGGATCAATCTCTGAGCGGTGTGGAATCAGTTCGTGCACCATTGGAGCACGGGTCTCACGGTTACGCGGGAACTGGCTTGCCGCGAGGAATAGACCACTCGCACCATCGCGCAGGATGTAGGTATCATCCACCTTCTGGCACTTGAGTTCCGGCATAGGAACTGGATCCATTTTCGGTGGAGCCACTTCGCCATTTTTAAGAAGTTTACGTGTGTTTTTACATTCGCTATTAGTACAGCCGAAGAACTTACCGAAACGGCCAGTTTTAAGGTGCATCTCACTGCTACACTTATCACACTCTACCACCGGGCCTTCATAACCCTTAATGCGGTAACTACCCTCTTCAACCTCAAACCCATCACAGTCGGGGTTCATACCACAGACATGCAGTTTGCGGTTAGCATCAACCAGGTATGAATCCATCGCAGAGCCACACTTGCCACAACGGTGCTTCTTACGAAGAAGACGTGACTCCTCCTCATCATCCGCATCAGCAGCAACAACCTCATCACCCGAAATCAGGTTGATCGTTGTTTTACAGCGCTCTTTTGGTGGCAGTGCATAACCTGAACAGCCCAAGAATACGCCAGTTGTCGCAGTACGAATCTGCATTGGACGGCCACAATCTGGACAAGGAATATTTGTCTCAGTAGCACTATTAGCTCGCATTCCACCTTCAGCTGACTGAGCGGTCTCTAGCTCATTTTCAAACTGTTCGTAGAAGCGATTAAGAAGGACTTTCCAATCTTCACCACCCTCAGCAACGTCATCGAGACGCTCCTCCATGCGGGCAGTGAAGCTGTAATCAAGAAGGTCTGGGAAGCTTTCAACCAGACGGTCTGTAACGATATCACCCATCTTCTGTGCATAGAATCGACGATTTTGCACATCAACGTAACCACGCTCCTGGATCGTAGAGATGATCGCAGCGTAGGTTGATGGACGGCCGATACCGCGTTTTTCAAGCTCTTTAACCAAACTCGCTTCGGTGTATCGTGGCGCCGGTTTAGTGAAGTGCTGAGTAGGATCTAGCTTATCAAGCTGTAGCTTATCACCTACTTGCATATCCGGAAGGATGACATCCTCATCCGATTTACCACGACTGCTTAGTACGCGAGTGTAACCATCGAATTGAAGCACGCGACCTTTAGTCGATAACTCGTAAGCGCCAGCTTTCACTGTCACTCGTGTACTTAGGTATCGAGCTGGCGTCATCTGACAAGCCAAGAACTGACGACGAATCAAATCGTAGAGACGCACTGCATCAGCATCGACTCCGTTTAACTGGTCTGGCGTTACGTCAACATCAGATGGACGTATCGCTTCGTGTGCCTCTTGCGCACCCTCTTTTGAGGAGTAACGGATCGGCTGAGCTGGCAGGTAGTCAGCACCGAATTTGCTATTGATGTAATCACGCGCAGAATCCACCGCTTCTGCACTCAAGTTTGTCGAGTCAGTACGCATGTAGGTGATGTAACCCGCCTCGTAGAGACGCTGGGCTAGCATCATCGTCTTCTTAACACCAAAACTTAAACGCGTACTCGCCGCTTGCTGAAGTGTAGATGTGATAAACGGTGCCGATGGCTTGCTTGAGG includes these proteins:
- the lexA gene encoding transcriptional repressor LexA; this translates as MKLTSRQEQVLDCIRRHIDETGFPPTRVDIARDLGFKSANAAEEHLKALARKGAIEMIPGTSRGIRIVGEEDEPEGLAIIGQVAAGEPILAEQHIDDYCTISSDFFRPRADYLLRVRGMSMKNIGIMDGDLLAVHQTKEAREGQIVVARVGEDVTVKRFHREGHLVYLIAENEEFEPIKVDLREEHFTIEGLGVGIIRQQNDF
- a CDS encoding DUF4892 domain-containing protein, producing the protein MRKLLFTLLVTITTGVWADQGSISVVNPGPLAKLDKELQQQTNDYRLALGAVVKINRTIRIGNEIRLSGELSRLTWEYPKSHEPSEALDSVREQLLAVGAELLFECEGRDCGASNIWANDLFQNPALYGRDDFQRYVALQLNGDFYSIYANRRGNQRVYLHIDQIKQGSDTTAWINLLSERGWVKLPDLKETTVNQLATMLKASTSVIRLVGHQAGLDQSLAQRESEAMVDQLAEKLIAAGVSKDAIETYGIGALAPSVLGADRAVVVVIVR
- the folE gene encoding GTP cyclohydrolase I FolE, whose amino-acid sequence is MEKSYSEIIAALGEDLSRPGLVDTPKRAAKAMKFLTRGYEQSLDEVVNGALFPSDNSEMVLVKNIELYSMCEHHMLPFIGKAHVAYIPQGKVIGLSKVARIVDMFARRLQIQEQLTTEIAEALQEVTGALGVGVVIEAQHMCMMMRGVEKQNAMMKTSMMLGSFRSNPATRAEFLSLVN
- a CDS encoding Smr/MutS family protein; translated protein: MSDKSERYSDFAALKEALKGVKPIAQERADIERPSSKVDSRSIDYRRQAAMEQDELVVDGLSSTQNELLSAEESVLFAMPGVQERLLKRMQAGHLPWEAGLDLHGFSIDMAREELHLFIKECRRRGDRTLLIVHGKAYTDPGKPALMKTYVTGWLQQTEGVIAFSSAQPQDGGTGALYVLLKRDQDHTQRD
- the dinG gene encoding ATP-dependent DNA helicase DinG codes for the protein MLDKSIQDQIQGAYRHFLAAKDLKPRYAQRHMIAAVARQLGSIKSDSAGHRLGEDHVVAVEAGTGTGKTIAYLMAALPVADAMGKKLIVSTATVALQEQLLHKDLPELAELSGLEFNYEIAKGRRRYLCISRLERILTEQNDLTQMALYEDEMSQVVRPEDLKTYATLLDEFASGRWKGDRDDLENDLDEQVWMPLTSDHLQCTNRRCSHFDACPFFRARADLDQADLLVVNHDLVLADLALGGGAILPEPEDSIYIFDEAHHLGDKATGHFALSMRVKGSERALKTLERQMKQLLEDTDKAISVQDTIERIYTAIRVSLNHLGKLSDLVSDEVLTLPDNERRLRYPGGVVPEHLIVICHELAQFLAQLDPQLERLIGIVKEPLENQESDLDRAVAERWLPILSSQWGRIQRMMWLCRSFSQPDEKQKVPTARWLLTHDSEHGSDIELHSAPVSAESHLKDLLWEQCYGALLTSATLTAVGRFDTLFVQLGLPLTTPALRLASPFDYPNRAVLHVPKMKVDPSQADLHTEEVAQWLNTNLPDLTAVLVLFTSWRQMRRVEELLDVKLLPRLIMQGDRSKQAMLVEHKARIDRGESSIIFGLASFAEGVDLPGNYLKDVIITKLPFSVPDDPVDATLAEWVEARGGNAFQEISVPAASIKLTQAAGRLLRTEEDSGRVVLLDRRVVTRRYGQDLINALPPFARNFE
- a CDS encoding alpha/beta fold hydrolase; translated protein: MTPISRSFDLGERKVAALQWGDASKPTLLAVHGWLDNAESFYKLAPLLSEYCVIAIDLAGHGQSDWRSADAGYPIWSYVEDLRKIHLQLTSEPIYLLGHSLGAGIASLYAGTWPEAVSKLGLIENLGPVVDSPEELTARLRGSFDTLVMPAKTAQHRPAELLFRSRATGRFPVPTDAAKRLVMRACEEQGESQDHLTLRVDPRLKYPTAIRLTEQQVEAVLGEISAPALLIVGEQGLDVDRAKARMPYVKNIELVVLPGGHHLHLEDAVVSELAQRFNSFYAQ
- a CDS encoding thioesterase family protein, with amino-acid sequence MGSRSPELQPFHIDDFPFQTFDKLRYADTDRQGHINNALFNTFLETGRVEFLYDPKNPLFDDDAEFVIASLNLNFLAEITWPGRLDIGTGVTRVGTSSFGLYQGLFQDDVCVATAETVIVQTNVVTRRSTPLGMKTKRFLNDHLFIRKD
- a CDS encoding DUF6586 family protein, which translates into the protein MAELYPGRTNQALALVRFGLHDIQLACDTQDWSRNLRLRAACEATLAHLLSSYRAYLFEIAEQHRLQTVGVVTAASLSEQLAVTGQATAELIELETLLSERESWLNLMLSAAEAIHKPTLAQSGEESASEINLVNTTQKSLEERLQADLPNWYQALQELINRHRETNQEW
- a CDS encoding histidine phosphatase family protein — protein: MKILLMRHAESAPGFPDELRVLTDYGVASLASRPNDLASLLESVTDIFVSPYQRTQQTINCFLPGCEYQTVDWLMPDQDPEWVLSHLLEMAEDSVILLVTHMPMVGEIASLLVEGGNSLGYRFIPAQIMAIEADLPVAGLGTLLKSYTFSP
- a CDS encoding NAD(P)H-dependent glycerol-3-phosphate dehydrogenase, which encodes MATVSKVAVLGGGSFGTVIANLVAEKGIPAHLWVRTPETADAINQSRVNSRYVPKLTLADSLLASSDIESVLSGAEVVFIAIPSSSFRSVLKQAKPFLNDSQLLISTTKGIEAGTFQLMSQVMTQEAPNNPNGVISGPNLAKEIANRELTATVIASAHEQVQSLVQTLLQSTYFRVYASSDTFGVELGGTLKNIYAIASGMGAAMGMGENTKAMLVTRSLAEMSRLAVSMGANPMTFLGLAGVGDLIVTCLSPLSRNYRVGYALGQGKSLEEAVAELGEVAEGVNTLKLVREHSDQQDVYMPLVRGLYEVVFNQAPLEKVIGQMMGAVQNADVEFTLAK